A single genomic interval of Nonomuraea rubra harbors:
- a CDS encoding acyl-CoA dehydrogenase family protein — translation MTLLYSEVEEELRSSVRGLLADRCPPAAVLKRVESEPYDLDLWKTLAGEIGVAGLLIPEELGGAGASASEAAVVLEELGRAVAPVPFFTSAVLATQALLPTRDALLGELAEGRKTAALAVSFTASPYAPGRGSSVTVDGDGRLSGTVTGVAGAEVADVLLVPVGGDLYAVEGASVEVVPSLDLTRPVATVTFEQAQGRRVGGCDLAAVLGFGAGLLASEQLGVAEWCLETTLAYVKERHQFARPVGSFQSIKHRLADLWLDVVRARAAARNAVADASSISVAVAQSWNAGVAVHAAEEALQLHGGIGMTWEHPVHLYLKRAKATELALGTPGDHREALASLVDVPGPS, via the coding sequence ATGACCCTGCTGTACTCCGAGGTCGAGGAGGAGCTCAGGTCCTCCGTACGGGGGCTGCTCGCCGACCGCTGCCCGCCCGCGGCGGTGCTCAAGCGCGTCGAGTCCGAGCCCTACGACCTGGACCTGTGGAAGACGCTGGCCGGCGAGATCGGCGTGGCCGGGCTGCTGATCCCCGAGGAGCTGGGCGGCGCGGGCGCGTCGGCCAGCGAGGCGGCCGTGGTGCTGGAGGAGCTGGGCAGGGCGGTGGCGCCGGTGCCGTTCTTCACCAGCGCGGTGCTGGCCACCCAGGCGCTGCTGCCGACCCGTGACGCGCTGCTCGGCGAGCTGGCCGAGGGGCGGAAGACGGCGGCGCTGGCCGTGTCGTTCACCGCCTCCCCGTACGCGCCCGGGCGCGGCTCGTCCGTGACCGTGGACGGCGACGGGCGGCTGTCGGGCACCGTCACCGGCGTGGCCGGGGCGGAGGTGGCCGACGTGCTGCTGGTGCCCGTCGGCGGCGACCTGTACGCGGTGGAGGGCGCCTCGGTCGAGGTCGTGCCCTCGCTGGACCTGACCAGGCCGGTGGCCACGGTCACGTTCGAGCAGGCGCAGGGGCGGCGCGTCGGCGGGTGCGACCTGGCCGCGGTGCTCGGGTTCGGGGCCGGGCTGCTGGCCTCCGAGCAGCTCGGGGTGGCCGAGTGGTGCCTGGAGACGACGCTGGCCTACGTCAAGGAGCGGCACCAGTTCGCCCGGCCGGTCGGCTCGTTCCAGTCGATCAAGCACCGGCTGGCCGATCTCTGGCTGGACGTGGTGCGGGCCAGGGCCGCCGCCAGGAACGCCGTCGCCGACGCCTCGTCGATCTCGGTGGCCGTGGCACAGTCGTGGAACGCGGGGGTGGCCGTGCACGCGGCCGAGGAGGCCCTGCAGTTGCACGGCGGGATCGGGATGACCTGGGAGCATCCCGTGCACCTGTATCTCAAGCGGGCCAAGGCGACGGAGCTCGCGCTGGGCACGCCAGGCGACCACCGGGAGGCGCTGGCCTCACTCGTCGACGTGCCCGGACCCTCCTGA
- a CDS encoding TetR/AcrR family transcriptional regulator, whose product MKDEPVRQRLLAEATRLFAERGFESTSVQEVVVAAGVTKGAMYHYFDSKDDLLHEIYARVLRMQMDRLTQIADGPGTVQQRLHRAAADVVETTAANLDDSKIFFRSNHLLAPETQKTVRAERRRYHERFRGLVAEGQRTGVFSDRVPAELVVDFFFGSVHHLGSWFHAEGPLTGAQVGRHFADLLLTSLDAPLSGGSGHVDE is encoded by the coding sequence GTGAAAGACGAACCGGTCAGACAGCGGCTGCTGGCCGAGGCGACCAGGCTGTTCGCCGAGCGGGGCTTCGAGAGCACCTCGGTGCAGGAGGTCGTCGTGGCGGCGGGTGTCACCAAGGGCGCCATGTACCACTATTTCGACTCCAAGGATGATCTGCTGCACGAGATCTACGCCCGGGTCCTGCGCATGCAGATGGACCGGCTGACGCAGATCGCCGACGGCCCCGGCACCGTCCAGCAGCGGCTGCACAGGGCCGCGGCCGACGTCGTGGAGACGACGGCCGCCAACCTCGACGACTCGAAGATCTTCTTCAGGTCGAACCACCTGCTCGCGCCCGAGACGCAGAAGACCGTGCGCGCCGAGCGCCGCCGCTACCACGAGCGCTTCCGCGGGCTCGTGGCCGAGGGGCAGCGCACCGGCGTCTTCAGCGACCGGGTGCCGGCGGAGCTGGTCGTGGACTTCTTCTTCGGCTCGGTGCACCACCTGGGCTCCTGGTTCCACGCGGAAGGCCCGCTGACCGGCGCCCAGGTGGGCAGGCACTTCGCCGACCTGCTCCTGACGTCCCTCGACGCCCCGCTGTCAGGAGGGTCCGGGCACGTCGACGAGTGA
- a CDS encoding nuclease-related domain-containing protein has protein sequence MPGGSIYVQPNEKYTGSSPQWWYEKFWREDAPNRRKYRYVKAGVGFIIGVALGLRFDLSGASALTGLLLAGLVYGGDWFLDWYSFHRTAVWRGARRGEAITGRVLRRSLRRHGYQVLDGRAIRGQASIDHLVIGPGGVWIVDNESWAPDVEIACYVGRLFFGEKYGSKTAKALVEKAEAFADLLTRETGVPVAINPMIAVHCGVLPRNGVVAAEGLTLLKPRTAARLIKGADAGVLNDSQIELLARTAARELQRV, from the coding sequence GTGCCCGGTGGCTCTATCTACGTGCAGCCCAACGAGAAGTACACAGGATCTTCCCCGCAGTGGTGGTACGAGAAGTTCTGGCGCGAGGACGCGCCGAACCGGCGTAAGTACCGTTATGTGAAGGCCGGAGTGGGGTTCATCATCGGCGTGGCGCTCGGCCTGAGGTTCGACCTCTCCGGCGCATCGGCGCTGACCGGCCTGCTGCTCGCGGGGCTCGTCTACGGCGGGGACTGGTTCCTCGACTGGTACTCCTTCCACCGCACGGCCGTGTGGCGTGGTGCCAGGCGCGGCGAGGCGATCACCGGTCGCGTCCTGCGCCGGTCGCTGCGCCGCCACGGTTACCAGGTGCTCGACGGCCGGGCCATCCGCGGCCAGGCCTCCATCGACCATCTCGTGATCGGCCCGGGCGGCGTGTGGATCGTCGACAACGAGTCCTGGGCGCCCGACGTCGAGATCGCGTGCTACGTGGGCCGGCTGTTCTTCGGCGAGAAGTACGGCAGCAAGACCGCCAAGGCGCTGGTGGAGAAGGCCGAGGCGTTCGCCGACCTGCTCACGCGGGAGACCGGCGTCCCGGTCGCGATCAACCCCATGATCGCGGTCCACTGCGGGGTGCTGCCCAGGAACGGCGTGGTGGCCGCCGAGGGCCTCACCCTGCTCAAGCCGCGCACGGCGGCCCGCCTGATCAAGGGGGCCGACGCGGGCGTGCTGAACGACTCGCAGATCGAGCTGCTGGCCCGCACCGCGGCGCGGGAGCTCCAGCGCGTCTGA
- a CDS encoding vWA domain-containing protein, producing MPEPRGSLVDRHVGFVHALRAAGVPVSVAEGLDAAGAMRVIELADRESLRAAYAATLVKKPAYRPGFDVLFDLWFPASTTGLAAVRTDSRIDPATAELKELREHLAGLLTSSTDQELREFAQAMVERFGRQEAGPGRQNWFSYSVMRALSPETLMASILRNVLQGRERGGLAEKTVRQQVNTGIRRFEDAVATDVRRRIAEESGIERIARSAVRPPLDQIDFLRITKADLARLRREVYPLARRLAARLTIKHRKGRRGRLDFRKTMRASLQSGGVPLTTHFKPPRPHKPELVILCDTSDSVSSFAHFTLLLTYALREQFTKVRAFGFVDTVDEITRFFLPGSDVVEAMTRLANEADMVRFGRTNYGHSLERFAERYADALGPKTSLLILGDARSNYQPPALDVLKSLVSRTRSAYWLNPEPRQQWDTGDSVASEYGTVVPMSECRNVSQLTAFIETLA from the coding sequence ATGCCTGAGCCGCGGGGGTCGCTCGTCGACCGGCATGTCGGGTTCGTGCACGCGCTGCGGGCGGCCGGGGTGCCGGTGTCGGTCGCCGAGGGTCTGGACGCGGCCGGCGCGATGCGTGTGATCGAGCTGGCCGACCGCGAGTCGCTGCGGGCCGCGTACGCGGCGACGCTGGTGAAGAAGCCGGCGTACCGGCCGGGGTTCGACGTGCTGTTCGACCTGTGGTTCCCGGCCAGCACGACCGGGCTGGCGGCCGTCCGCACGGACAGCCGGATCGATCCGGCGACGGCCGAGCTCAAGGAGCTGCGCGAGCACCTCGCCGGCCTGCTCACCAGCTCCACCGACCAGGAGCTGCGCGAGTTCGCCCAGGCCATGGTGGAGCGGTTCGGCAGGCAGGAGGCGGGGCCCGGCCGGCAGAACTGGTTCTCCTACAGCGTCATGCGCGCGCTGTCGCCCGAGACGCTGATGGCCTCCATCCTGCGCAACGTCCTCCAGGGCCGCGAGCGCGGCGGGCTGGCGGAGAAGACCGTGCGCCAGCAGGTCAACACCGGGATCAGGCGCTTCGAGGACGCCGTGGCCACGGACGTGCGCCGCCGCATCGCCGAGGAGTCGGGGATCGAACGGATCGCCCGTTCCGCCGTGCGCCCGCCGCTCGACCAGATCGACTTCCTGCGCATCACCAAGGCCGACCTGGCCAGGCTGCGCAGGGAGGTGTACCCGCTGGCCAGGCGGCTGGCCGCGCGCCTGACGATCAAGCATCGCAAGGGCAGGCGGGGCAGGCTCGACTTCCGCAAGACCATGCGGGCCTCGCTGCAGAGCGGCGGCGTGCCGCTGACCACCCACTTCAAGCCGCCCCGCCCGCACAAGCCGGAGCTGGTCATCCTCTGCGACACCAGCGACTCGGTCTCGTCGTTCGCGCACTTCACGCTGCTGCTGACGTACGCGCTGCGCGAGCAGTTCACGAAGGTGCGGGCGTTCGGGTTCGTGGACACGGTGGATGAGATCACCCGGTTCTTCCTGCCGGGCTCGGACGTGGTCGAGGCCATGACCAGGCTGGCGAACGAGGCGGACATGGTGCGCTTCGGCCGTACCAACTACGGGCACAGCCTGGAGCGCTTCGCCGAGCGGTACGCCGACGCGCTCGGCCCGAAGACGTCCCTGCTGATCCTGGGCGACGCCCGCTCCAACTACCAGCCACCCGCCCTGGACGTGCTGAAGTCGCTGGTGTCGAGGACCCGCTCCGCCTACTGGCTCAACCCCGAGCCGCGCCAGCAGTGGGACACGGGCGACTCGGTCGCGAGCGAGTACGGCACGGTCGTCCCCATGTCGGAGTGCCGGAACGTCTCCCAGCTCACCGCGTTCATCGAGACCCTGGCCTGA
- a CDS encoding AAA family ATPase, which translates to MFDSPADVTERLAAVDYLSDDAISTSVFLAAALGKPLLVEGPAGVGKTQLAKAVAMTTGAELIRLQCYEGLDEARALYEWNYKKQLLRIQATSDDDDIFTEEFLLERPLLKAIRADGPTVLLIDETDKADVEVEGLLLELLSDFQVTIPELGTIAATRRPYVVLTSNATRELSEALKRRCLYLHIEYPTPERERDIVLAQVPGLRAELAEQLARTVATLRALELKKAPSVAETVDWANTLLALGREELDEATVAGTLGVVLKHASDHERAAKELGLPDA; encoded by the coding sequence ATGTTCGACTCGCCCGCCGACGTGACGGAGCGGCTCGCCGCCGTGGACTACCTCTCCGACGACGCCATCTCCACCTCGGTGTTCCTGGCCGCCGCGCTCGGCAAGCCGCTGCTGGTCGAGGGCCCGGCGGGCGTCGGCAAGACGCAGCTCGCCAAGGCGGTGGCCATGACCACCGGGGCCGAGCTGATCAGGTTGCAGTGTTACGAGGGGCTCGACGAGGCCAGGGCCCTGTACGAGTGGAACTACAAGAAGCAGCTCCTCAGGATCCAGGCCACCAGCGACGACGACGACATCTTCACCGAGGAGTTCCTGCTGGAGCGGCCCCTGCTGAAGGCCATCAGGGCCGATGGGCCGACCGTGCTGCTCATCGACGAGACCGACAAGGCCGACGTCGAGGTGGAAGGGCTGCTGCTGGAGCTGCTGTCCGACTTCCAGGTGACGATCCCCGAGCTGGGCACGATCGCCGCCACGCGCAGGCCGTACGTGGTGCTGACCTCCAACGCCACCCGCGAGCTGTCGGAGGCGCTCAAGCGGCGCTGCCTCTACCTGCACATCGAGTACCCCACCCCGGAACGCGAGCGGGACATCGTGCTGGCCCAGGTGCCCGGCCTCCGGGCCGAGCTGGCCGAGCAGCTCGCCAGGACGGTGGCGACGCTGCGGGCGCTGGAGCTGAAGAAGGCGCCGTCCGTGGCCGAGACCGTCGACTGGGCCAACACGCTGCTGGCGCTGGGGCGGGAGGAGCTGGACGAGGCGACCGTGGCCGGGACGCTGGGCGTGGTGCTCAAGCACGCCTCCGACCACGAGCGGGCGGCCAAGGAGCTGGGGCTCCCGGATGCCTGA
- a CDS encoding TetR/AcrR family transcriptional regulator: protein MRRNPERRQALIDAAIEVLAREGARGLTFRAVDTEAAVPPGTASNYFANRDDLFTQVGGRIYERLLPDEATIARNQEGVQDQTRYAELMHELVDRVSSFNSGYLALLELRLESTRRPELRAVLTKRIRQDIDANIGYHAASGLPGDSTSVVLLYLALNWLIVERLTLPGIFTEQEMHELVDAAVQRSLNA, encoded by the coding sequence GTGCGGAGAAATCCCGAACGGCGGCAGGCGCTGATCGACGCGGCCATCGAGGTGCTGGCCAGGGAAGGAGCCAGAGGGCTGACCTTCCGGGCCGTCGACACGGAGGCGGCCGTGCCCCCGGGCACGGCCTCCAACTACTTTGCCAACCGCGACGACCTGTTCACCCAGGTCGGCGGGCGGATCTACGAGCGGCTGCTGCCCGACGAGGCCACGATCGCCCGCAACCAGGAGGGCGTGCAGGACCAGACCCGCTACGCCGAGCTCATGCACGAGCTGGTGGACCGGGTCTCCTCCTTCAACTCCGGCTACCTGGCCCTGCTGGAGCTGCGGCTCGAATCCACCCGGCGCCCCGAGCTGCGCGCCGTGCTGACCAAGCGCATCCGCCAGGACATCGACGCCAACATCGGCTACCACGCCGCCTCGGGCCTGCCCGGCGACTCGACCTCGGTGGTGCTCCTCTATCTCGCCCTGAACTGGCTCATCGTGGAACGGCTGACGCTGCCCGGCATCTTCACCGAGCAGGAGATGCACGAGCTGGTGGACGCCGCCGTGCAAAGATCGCTGAATGCCTGA
- a CDS encoding dihydrofolate reductase family protein, with protein sequence MRKLVYYVGVSLDGYIAGPNAEFDFYPLSDQMAAWINARYPETLPTHIRKLVGLDGVPNQVFDTLVMGRGTYEPALDVPTTSPYSHLRQYVVSSTLTIDDPTVRVEAGDPAELVRRLKAEDTGMDIYLCGGGKLAASLLPEIDEIILKSYPVVAGAGIPMFSGRFQPTLFTPTRRESFDNGAQVTWLTRA encoded by the coding sequence ATGCGAAAGCTTGTCTACTACGTCGGTGTCTCGCTCGACGGCTACATCGCCGGCCCCAACGCCGAGTTCGACTTCTACCCCCTGTCGGACCAGATGGCCGCCTGGATCAACGCGCGTTACCCCGAGACGCTGCCCACCCACATCCGCAAGCTCGTGGGCCTCGACGGCGTGCCCAACCAGGTCTTCGACACCCTGGTGATGGGCCGCGGCACCTACGAGCCCGCCCTGGACGTCCCCACCACCAGCCCGTACTCCCACCTGCGCCAGTACGTCGTCTCCAGCACGCTGACCATCGACGACCCCACGGTGCGGGTGGAGGCCGGCGACCCGGCCGAGCTCGTCCGGCGGCTCAAGGCCGAGGACACCGGCATGGACATCTACCTGTGCGGCGGCGGCAAGCTGGCCGCCTCGCTGCTCCCGGAGATCGACGAGATCATCCTCAAGAGCTACCCCGTGGTGGCGGGCGCGGGCATCCCCATGTTCTCCGGGCGGTTCCAGCCGACCCTGTTCACCCCCACCCGGCGCGAGTCCTTCGACAACGGCGCCCAGGTCACCTGGCTCACCAGGGCTTAG
- a CDS encoding NAD(P)H-binding protein, with translation MSRTAGTDLNEPASLRPALDGVRAVFLLPGYRDMRGLAAEFARAGVERVVLLSGQAAVATDTGNAISAYMIDSETAVRESGLAWTFLPPAAFMSTTLRWLPQLRTGDVVRDAFGDVPIAGIDPADIAAVGARALLEPGHEGRAYSLSGPETLLPADRLRILGREGVLQLLPRPHHWIGKTGGRFLQETTEGTLGGKPYYRLGVLGFSNIDRRYEWTTFDNVTPTAMTYRGDPIKGKATKLSIPGEFTDPGILGPKYQGKSIPMRTVITRSASLARPGGSGRPVGQVGDAGGEHGGAGEFEGGTGPVSPAKSCRPLLLLEAGQGVDDVALDEGRVVPLGRPVRLSDAARLRRRPHRWPVPAVRTVLWPAA, from the coding sequence CTGTCGCGGACCGCCGGAACCGACCTGAACGAACCCGCCTCGCTGCGTCCCGCGCTGGACGGGGTACGAGCGGTGTTCCTGCTGCCCGGCTATCGCGATATGCGAGGGCTGGCCGCCGAGTTCGCCAGGGCCGGCGTCGAGCGGGTGGTGCTGTTGTCCGGTCAGGCCGCCGTGGCCACCGACACCGGCAACGCCATCTCGGCCTACATGATCGACTCTGAGACGGCCGTCCGCGAGTCCGGCCTGGCCTGGACGTTCCTGCCGCCGGCCGCCTTCATGTCCACCACCCTGCGCTGGCTGCCTCAGCTGCGGACGGGCGACGTCGTGCGTGACGCCTTCGGCGACGTGCCGATCGCCGGCATCGACCCGGCCGACATCGCGGCGGTGGGCGCCAGGGCGCTGCTGGAGCCAGGGCACGAGGGACGCGCCTACTCCCTCAGCGGACCCGAGACACTGTTGCCCGCCGACCGCCTCCGTATCCTCGGTCGTGAGGGCGTTCTTCAGCTTCTACCGCGACCACACCATTGGATCGGCAAGACCGGTGGCCGCTTCCTGCAGGAGACCACCGAAGGCACCCTCGGCGGCAAGCCGTACTACCGCCTGGGCGTCCTCGGCTTCTCCAACATCGACCGTCGCTACGAATGGACGACCTTCGACAACGTCACCCCGACCGCCATGACCTACCGAGGCGACCCGATCAAGGGCAAGGCCACGAAACTGTCCATCCCGGGCGAATTCACCGACCCCGGCATCCTGGGCCCGAAATACCAGGGCAAGTCCATCCCGATGCGCACTGTCATCACGAGGTCTGCGTCTCTTGCGCGTCCGGGTGGTTCAGGCCGGCCGGTAGGCCAGGTCGGCGACGCCGGTGGTGAACACGGCGGAGCCGGTGAGTTCGAGGGGGGCACCGGGCCGGTGTCCCCGGCGAAGAGCTGCCGCCCGCTGCTGCTGCTTGAGGCCGGCCAGGGTGTCGACGACGTCGCTCTTGATGAGGGCCGAGTTGTTCCACTTGGCCGGCCGGTTCGCCTGTCTGATGCGGCCAGACTGCGGCGAAGGCCTCATAGGTGGCCCGTCCCAGCAGTACGGACAGTTCTGTGGCCTGCCGCATGA
- a CDS encoding alpha/beta hydrolase encodes MNVSFDSDGVTLAGNLFLPEGVERAPGVVVAGTWTSVKELMADRYAQRLAERGFAALSFDFTGFGASGGEPREVENPARKVRDIRHAAGFLAAHPAVEGDGVGALGICAAAMYMADAAAHDPLITSLALVAPWLHDAAICEAAYGGTEAVAGKIKIGREARSRYDETGEIDYVPVVSATDPRAAMPYAIDFYLNPARGGIPAWPNRFAVMAWPDWLTYDSIALAPRITRPTLLVHSQDAAIPDGARRFHAGLAGPKDILWTQGTQFDFYDQEPQVTVSADTVAAHFRRTLR; translated from the coding sequence GTGAACGTGAGTTTCGACAGCGACGGCGTCACCCTCGCGGGCAACCTGTTCCTGCCCGAAGGGGTGGAGCGGGCGCCGGGCGTGGTGGTGGCGGGCACCTGGACCAGCGTCAAGGAGCTGATGGCCGACCGTTACGCCCAACGCCTGGCCGAACGCGGCTTCGCGGCGCTGTCGTTCGACTTCACCGGCTTCGGCGCATCGGGCGGCGAGCCGCGGGAGGTGGAGAACCCGGCGCGCAAGGTCCGCGACATCCGCCACGCGGCCGGCTTCCTGGCCGCCCATCCGGCCGTCGAGGGCGACGGGGTGGGTGCTCTGGGCATCTGCGCGGCCGCGATGTACATGGCCGACGCCGCCGCCCACGATCCCCTCATCACCTCGCTGGCGCTGGTGGCGCCCTGGCTGCACGACGCCGCCATCTGCGAGGCCGCCTACGGGGGCACGGAGGCGGTGGCCGGGAAAATCAAGATCGGGCGGGAGGCTCGTTCACGCTACGACGAGACCGGCGAGATCGACTACGTGCCGGTGGTGAGCGCCACGGACCCCCGCGCGGCCATGCCGTACGCCATCGACTTCTACCTCAACCCCGCCCGCGGGGGCATCCCGGCCTGGCCCAACCGGTTCGCGGTGATGGCCTGGCCGGACTGGCTCACCTACGACTCCATCGCGCTGGCCCCGCGGATCACCCGGCCCACCCTGCTCGTGCACAGCCAGGACGCCGCGATCCCCGACGGCGCGCGCCGCTTCCACGCCGGGCTGGCCGGGCCCAAGGACATCCTGTGGACCCAGGGCACCCAGTTCGACTTCTACGACCAGGAGCCGCAGGTGACGGTCTCGGCCGACACCGTGGCCGCGCACTTCCGCAGGACGCTGCGGTGA
- a CDS encoding nuclear transport factor 2 family protein, with protein sequence MKTGLAIAGTAAAVLAAGVIVVVAGGGFPRAGAGATADGGDLPAADTTGSTRPLPPPAASTGSLAPAARRYLDAAAAGDADALAAAFAPDGLVIDVGREIRGRDAIRRWAAGEVIGGVYELLGHTSRAGGVSMLVHFQPGGVGGFRANYHFDITDGLITRATLEYA encoded by the coding sequence ATGAAGACGGGTCTCGCCATCGCAGGTACGGCGGCGGCCGTCCTGGCCGCGGGCGTGATCGTGGTCGTGGCCGGCGGCGGCTTCCCGCGTGCGGGCGCCGGAGCGACCGCGGACGGCGGCGACTTGCCGGCCGCGGACACCACCGGCTCCACCCGGCCACTGCCCCCACCGGCCGCCTCGACCGGTTCGCTGGCCCCGGCGGCGCGGCGCTACCTGGACGCGGCGGCGGCCGGGGACGCCGACGCGCTGGCCGCCGCCTTCGCGCCCGACGGCCTGGTCATCGACGTCGGCAGGGAGATCCGCGGTCGCGACGCCATCCGCCGGTGGGCGGCCGGCGAGGTCATCGGGGGCGTGTACGAGCTGCTCGGCCACACGTCGCGCGCGGGCGGCGTAAGCATGCTGGTCCACTTCCAGCCCGGAGGCGTGGGCGGTTTCCGCGCGAACTACCACTTCGACATCACCGATGGACTGATCACCAGAGCGACCTTGGAGTACGCGTGA
- a CDS encoding nuclear transport factor 2 family protein — protein sequence MERFDVIDTCVRMAWHADQRQWAELAEVFADKVTLDYTSLDGGEPVTLTPAQIIDGWQAVLGGYAATQHLLGYPLVALDGDTASCTAPFQATHLKSDDTSWTLGGTYRFELARTDDSWRITAVVMIAGWNDGVR from the coding sequence ATGGAACGATTCGACGTCATCGACACCTGTGTCAGGATGGCTTGGCACGCCGATCAGCGGCAGTGGGCCGAGCTGGCCGAGGTGTTCGCCGACAAGGTGACCCTGGACTACACCAGCCTCGACGGGGGCGAGCCCGTCACGCTCACCCCGGCGCAGATCATCGACGGCTGGCAGGCCGTGCTCGGCGGCTACGCGGCCACCCAGCACCTGCTGGGCTACCCCCTGGTCGCCCTCGACGGCGACACCGCGTCGTGCACCGCCCCCTTCCAGGCCACCCATCTCAAGAGCGATGACACCTCATGGACGCTGGGCGGCACGTACCGCTTCGAGCTGGCCCGCACCGACGACAGCTGGCGGATCACCGCGGTCGTGATGATCGCGGGCTGGAACGACGGCGTCCGATGA